In a single window of the Syngnathus typhle isolate RoL2023-S1 ecotype Sweden linkage group LG19, RoL_Styp_1.0, whole genome shotgun sequence genome:
- the pdcd6 gene encoding programmed cell death protein 6 isoform X1: MAYHSPYRAPPHINNPPDQSFLWNIFQRVDKDRSGVISDSELQQALSNGTWTPFNPVTVRSIISMFDRENKGGVNFNEFAGVWKYITDWQNIFRTYDRDNSGFIDKNELRQALTGFGEQQRYRLSDQFYGTLIEKFDRQRKGQVAFDDFIQCCIVLQRLTDVFRRYDTDQDGWIQVSYEQYLSMVFNVV; encoded by the exons ATGGCTTATCACAGTCCTTACAGAGCTCCTCCGCATATAAACAACCCTCCGGATCAGAGCTTTTTGTGGAATATCTTCCAGAG GGTGGACAAGGACCGCAGTGGGGTGATATCAGACTCGGAGCTCCAGCAGGCCTTATCAAATG GCACATGGACACCGTTCAACCCCGTGACTGTGCGCTCCATAATAT CCATGTTCGACAGGGAAAATAAGGGCGGCGTGAACTTCAACGAGTTTGCGGGCGTGTGGAAATACATCACAGATTGGCAGAACATCTTCCGGACCTACGACCGGGATAACTCGGGCTTCATCGACAAGAACGAGCTCAGACAGGCACTGACCGGATTTGGTGAGCAGCAAA GGTATCGTCTATCAGATCAGTTTTACGGTACGCTGATTGAGAAGTTTGACCGACAAAGGAAGGGGCAGGTGGCCTTCGATGACTTCATCCAATGCTGTATCGTACTTCAG AGGTTGACCGATGTTTTCAGGAGGTACGACACAGACCAAGATGGCTGGATCCAGGTGTCATATGAACAATATCTATCCATGGTCTTTAATGTAGTATAA
- the pdcd6 gene encoding programmed cell death protein 6 isoform X2, protein MAYHSPYRAPPHINNPPDQSFLWNIFQRVDKDRSGVISDSELQQALSNGTWTPFNPVTVRSIISMFDRENKGGVNFNEFAGVWKYITDWQNIFRTYDRDNSGFIDKNELRQALTGFGYRLSDQFYGTLIEKFDRQRKGQVAFDDFIQCCIVLQRLTDVFRRYDTDQDGWIQVSYEQYLSMVFNVV, encoded by the exons ATGGCTTATCACAGTCCTTACAGAGCTCCTCCGCATATAAACAACCCTCCGGATCAGAGCTTTTTGTGGAATATCTTCCAGAG GGTGGACAAGGACCGCAGTGGGGTGATATCAGACTCGGAGCTCCAGCAGGCCTTATCAAATG GCACATGGACACCGTTCAACCCCGTGACTGTGCGCTCCATAATAT CCATGTTCGACAGGGAAAATAAGGGCGGCGTGAACTTCAACGAGTTTGCGGGCGTGTGGAAATACATCACAGATTGGCAGAACATCTTCCGGACCTACGACCGGGATAACTCGGGCTTCATCGACAAGAACGAGCTCAGACAGGCACTGACCGGATTTG GGTATCGTCTATCAGATCAGTTTTACGGTACGCTGATTGAGAAGTTTGACCGACAAAGGAAGGGGCAGGTGGCCTTCGATGACTTCATCCAATGCTGTATCGTACTTCAG AGGTTGACCGATGTTTTCAGGAGGTACGACACAGACCAAGATGGCTGGATCCAGGTGTCATATGAACAATATCTATCCATGGTCTTTAATGTAGTATAA